From Syngnathus scovelli strain Florida chromosome 14, RoL_Ssco_1.2, whole genome shotgun sequence, one genomic window encodes:
- the LOC125981348 gene encoding titin-like isoform X1 produces MVSVRCGVTGTACGIVKSRCRSSVSTLTCSTGSLLLPTGSSEIRIMVQSLCQQYESLESRLSQHQQSCSTNVACCLSHSLQALQDWNGSEHSQSGMSLQEPEDERQQLLAVLGEAFEQRQFLSDCLDRDVFEQLSQDISEVLREAGMLKMSQCQEEPNAKGEATPNGHLSAIAALDAQPKEAKMFLIAPPLRKNKQSAETKSPVEQNTFPTAANEQVAHFITDIIVSAISNKAAIELESRKTSSGSHFGTGVSQVVHMKERKIPPPARKSKSVKFSIQVPVKETTQESKLHDREHPVCEEATEVSESGQACGMTEVVRATRHADIVSEQNHPEEAAAGIAQFATVHQRNLSPPTRRSTNIMLTPKRPTAAREGLAYAAETFQEHTVCEEAQKESASQEATVGMGLIESAMSELPQEVGGTSSASVVPSSELVEAEGEISPPKRKLKAAEPHFHETAEQKLQDGSEQTKGVAAPRPPKRKPKRSTAPPPIPKEGHPERLGCADVAYAEELAKREMIPQEPPKSPKHKAASLYGEPDLAATNVVVPEPAASVLVDGKLSDSVAPRPIETSPVAVERGASENDEGKNLAKSAQALCITQVSSPMQAVTELELLEVAREPAGQANAKDVAVDNNNAKRCLSQDGVPADALQLNIQMDKDFSAETALQGESPMVLAAQLVEIVLCDKAVEKTCQAEINLQRPTDN; encoded by the exons ATGGTGTCTGTCAGATGCGGCGTCACTGGGACAGCCTGCGG AATTGTGAAAAGTCGCTGCAGGAGCTCCGTGTCCACATTGACATGCTCAACCGGGAGCTTGCTGCTGCCGACAGGGAGCAGCGAAATAAGAATCATGGTGCAGTCCCTGTGCCAGCAATATGAAAG TCTAGAGTCAAGACTGAGCCAGCATCAACAAAGCTGTTCCACAAACGTGGCTTGCTGTCTCAGCCATTCCTTGCAAGCGCTGCAGGACTGGAATGGCAGCGAGCATTCGCAATCCGGCATGTCCCTGCAG GAGCCAGAAGATGAAAGGCAACAGCTGCTGGCTGTTCTTGGCGAGGCATTTGAGCAGCGGCAGTTTTTGAGCGACTGCCTGGACCGGGATGTGTTTGAGCAACTTTCACAAGACATCTCTGAGGTTCTCAGAGAAGCAGGGATGCTGAAAATGTCTCAGTGTCAGGAG gAACCCAATGCCAAGGGTGAAGCCACACCTAACGGTCATCTGAGTGCTATTGCCGCTCTGGACGCTCAGCCCAAGGAGGCAAAGATGTTTTTGATAGCGCCACCACTGCGGAAGAACAAACAATCAGCTGAGACAAAGTCTCCAGTTGAGCAAAACACATTTCCAACGGCAGCAAATGAACAAGTCGCTCACTTTATCACGGACATCATTGTATCTGCCATCTCCAATAAAGCTGCAATAGAATTGGAAAGTAGAAAAACATCCTCAGGTTCTCACTTTGGCACAGGAGTCTCTCAAGTTGTTCACATGAAGGAAAGGAAGATTCCACCACCTGCAAGAAAGTCAAAGAGCGTCAAGTTTTCCATACAAGTACCTGTAAAAGAGACGACACAAGAATCGAAACTCCATGACCGGGAACATCCAGTCTGCGAAGAAGCAACAGAAGTCTCTGAAAGTGGGCAAGCTTGTGGCATGACTGAGGTTGTCAGAGCAACGAGACACGCTGACATAGTATCTGAGCAAAATCACCCAGAAGAGGCTGCTGCCGGAATCGCTCAATTTGCTACTGTGCACCAAAGAAATCTCTCACCGCCCACAAGAAGATCAACAAATATCATGCTTACTCCAAAGCGGCCAACAGCAGCCAGGGAAGGTCTAGCATATGCAGCAGAAACATTTCAAGAGCACACAGTTTGTGAGGAGGCACAAAAGGAGTCTGCGAGTCAGGAAGCGACAGTCGGCATGGGACTGATTGAGTCTGCAATGAGTGAACTTCCTCAGGAAGTGGGGGGAACATCCTCAGCTTCAGTAGTTCCCAGCTCTGAACTCGTTGAAGCGGAAGGAGAGATTTCACCACCCAAAAGAAAATTGAAGGCCGCCGAGCCCCATTTCCATGAAACGGCAGAGCAAAAGTTGCAAGATGGTAGTGAgcaaacaaaaggagtcgcggcTCCACGGCCACCGAAAAGAAAGCCAAAGCGCTCAACCGCCCCCCCGCCAATTCCCAAAGAGGGACACCCCGAGAGGCTCGGATGCGCCGACGTGGCATATGCTGAAGAATTGGCAAAGCGCGAGATGATTCCACAAGAACCTCCAAAGTCCCCCAAACACAAAGCTGCCTCACTCTACGGTGAGCCAGACCTCGCCGCTACTAACGTGGTTGTCCCTGAGCCCGCGGCTTCTGTTTTGGTGGACGGCAAGCTATCAGACAGTGTCGCCCCAAGACCCATTGAGACAAGCCCAGTTGCTGTTGAGCGAGGCGCCTCTGAAAATGATGAAGGTAAAAATCTTGCTAAGTCAGCCCAAGCTCTGTGCATCACACAAGTGAGCTCACCCATGCAAGCCGTTACTGAGTTGGAACTGCTCGAAGTTGCGAGGGAACCAGCGGGCCAAGCCAACGCCAAAGACGTTGCGGTTGACAACAACAACGCAAAAAGATGCCTGTCTCAAGATGGAGTTCCAGCGGATGCTTTACAACTGAATATTCAGATGGACAAAGACTTTTCTGCTGAGACTGCACTGCAAGGGGAATCTCCCATGGTTTTAGCAGCACAATTGGTGGAGATTGTATTATGCGACAAGGCCGTGGAAAAGACCTGCCAGGCGGAGATCAACCTGCAAAGACCGACTGACAACTAG
- the LOC125981348 gene encoding titin-like isoform X2 produces the protein MPRSLESRLSQHQQSCSTNVACCLSHSLQALQDWNGSEHSQSGMSLQEPEDERQQLLAVLGEAFEQRQFLSDCLDRDVFEQLSQDISEVLREAGMLKMSQCQEEPNAKGEATPNGHLSAIAALDAQPKEAKMFLIAPPLRKNKQSAETKSPVEQNTFPTAANEQVAHFITDIIVSAISNKAAIELESRKTSSGSHFGTGVSQVVHMKERKIPPPARKSKSVKFSIQVPVKETTQESKLHDREHPVCEEATEVSESGQACGMTEVVRATRHADIVSEQNHPEEAAAGIAQFATVHQRNLSPPTRRSTNIMLTPKRPTAAREGLAYAAETFQEHTVCEEAQKESASQEATVGMGLIESAMSELPQEVGGTSSASVVPSSELVEAEGEISPPKRKLKAAEPHFHETAEQKLQDGSEQTKGVAAPRPPKRKPKRSTAPPPIPKEGHPERLGCADVAYAEELAKREMIPQEPPKSPKHKAASLYGEPDLAATNVVVPEPAASVLVDGKLSDSVAPRPIETSPVAVERGASENDEGKNLAKSAQALCITQVSSPMQAVTELELLEVAREPAGQANAKDVAVDNNNAKRCLSQDGVPADALQLNIQMDKDFSAETALQGESPMVLAAQLVEIVLCDKAVEKTCQAEINLQRPTDN, from the exons ATGCCGCGCAG TCTAGAGTCAAGACTGAGCCAGCATCAACAAAGCTGTTCCACAAACGTGGCTTGCTGTCTCAGCCATTCCTTGCAAGCGCTGCAGGACTGGAATGGCAGCGAGCATTCGCAATCCGGCATGTCCCTGCAG GAGCCAGAAGATGAAAGGCAACAGCTGCTGGCTGTTCTTGGCGAGGCATTTGAGCAGCGGCAGTTTTTGAGCGACTGCCTGGACCGGGATGTGTTTGAGCAACTTTCACAAGACATCTCTGAGGTTCTCAGAGAAGCAGGGATGCTGAAAATGTCTCAGTGTCAGGAG gAACCCAATGCCAAGGGTGAAGCCACACCTAACGGTCATCTGAGTGCTATTGCCGCTCTGGACGCTCAGCCCAAGGAGGCAAAGATGTTTTTGATAGCGCCACCACTGCGGAAGAACAAACAATCAGCTGAGACAAAGTCTCCAGTTGAGCAAAACACATTTCCAACGGCAGCAAATGAACAAGTCGCTCACTTTATCACGGACATCATTGTATCTGCCATCTCCAATAAAGCTGCAATAGAATTGGAAAGTAGAAAAACATCCTCAGGTTCTCACTTTGGCACAGGAGTCTCTCAAGTTGTTCACATGAAGGAAAGGAAGATTCCACCACCTGCAAGAAAGTCAAAGAGCGTCAAGTTTTCCATACAAGTACCTGTAAAAGAGACGACACAAGAATCGAAACTCCATGACCGGGAACATCCAGTCTGCGAAGAAGCAACAGAAGTCTCTGAAAGTGGGCAAGCTTGTGGCATGACTGAGGTTGTCAGAGCAACGAGACACGCTGACATAGTATCTGAGCAAAATCACCCAGAAGAGGCTGCTGCCGGAATCGCTCAATTTGCTACTGTGCACCAAAGAAATCTCTCACCGCCCACAAGAAGATCAACAAATATCATGCTTACTCCAAAGCGGCCAACAGCAGCCAGGGAAGGTCTAGCATATGCAGCAGAAACATTTCAAGAGCACACAGTTTGTGAGGAGGCACAAAAGGAGTCTGCGAGTCAGGAAGCGACAGTCGGCATGGGACTGATTGAGTCTGCAATGAGTGAACTTCCTCAGGAAGTGGGGGGAACATCCTCAGCTTCAGTAGTTCCCAGCTCTGAACTCGTTGAAGCGGAAGGAGAGATTTCACCACCCAAAAGAAAATTGAAGGCCGCCGAGCCCCATTTCCATGAAACGGCAGAGCAAAAGTTGCAAGATGGTAGTGAgcaaacaaaaggagtcgcggcTCCACGGCCACCGAAAAGAAAGCCAAAGCGCTCAACCGCCCCCCCGCCAATTCCCAAAGAGGGACACCCCGAGAGGCTCGGATGCGCCGACGTGGCATATGCTGAAGAATTGGCAAAGCGCGAGATGATTCCACAAGAACCTCCAAAGTCCCCCAAACACAAAGCTGCCTCACTCTACGGTGAGCCAGACCTCGCCGCTACTAACGTGGTTGTCCCTGAGCCCGCGGCTTCTGTTTTGGTGGACGGCAAGCTATCAGACAGTGTCGCCCCAAGACCCATTGAGACAAGCCCAGTTGCTGTTGAGCGAGGCGCCTCTGAAAATGATGAAGGTAAAAATCTTGCTAAGTCAGCCCAAGCTCTGTGCATCACACAAGTGAGCTCACCCATGCAAGCCGTTACTGAGTTGGAACTGCTCGAAGTTGCGAGGGAACCAGCGGGCCAAGCCAACGCCAAAGACGTTGCGGTTGACAACAACAACGCAAAAAGATGCCTGTCTCAAGATGGAGTTCCAGCGGATGCTTTACAACTGAATATTCAGATGGACAAAGACTTTTCTGCTGAGACTGCACTGCAAGGGGAATCTCCCATGGTTTTAGCAGCACAATTGGTGGAGATTGTATTATGCGACAAGGCCGTGGAAAAGACCTGCCAGGCGGAGATCAACCTGCAAAGACCGACTGACAACTAG